CTTATAGCAGATCCTTCGACAGTGGTGTatggtgaagttgcccctagacgctgatcttaggtcagttttgtatttttcacCACTAATGATTAAGGTTATAATTAGGGGAGGATAATCTGACCCAAGATATGTACCTAGGGAAAATTCCCCCCCCAGACATTGGTGTAGTCCCTACCTGCAAACGGCCATCCAGAGTCCGCCCAATGGTGACACACTTGCTGGGATGAGCTCCATTGGTGGTGATGGCTGTGATTAGGGAGTCCAGTTCATCCTTCTTCTCCTTCAGCTTTTTCACCAGGCTTTCTATTGCCCGCTTGGCAAaggtctcgctctctcccccttgccTGTGACACATCAAGCTGTGTACAATGCTCAGGCAAGCATCATTACTCGAAGGCGTGTTGGTGATAGACATCCTGAGAACCACTAGTGTATGCCGCTCCGTATCGTTCTGTAGGGAATAAATACTTTGTCCCAACTATAAAATGTTGTTGTTTCTTACTGTATGGCGCAAAAAGATTAAGCTATGAGAGGGTGTCCCCTCCAGTCCAATTGCCCAAGTTGAAGTCCACCAAGGCATCccaatacaaaattaaatgaTTGTCACACTGCTTTGAGAATTGAGGTTTCTGAAAGAGAGAATAGTGGTTATTATGGTACTTTACCAATATCTTACATAAGTAAGATGTTTATTAACTAGCTACACCCATCATgagtacagtatgttattatgaTGTTTATCCTAAACATCATGCACGAAATTGACATAACACGCTACTACAGGACAGCATGTGCAACGAAGTTACAACTAGCATTATCCCATCGGGCAATAAACATTACAGCTAACTACGTTGCACAACAGTGACCTGAGTAATAACAAAATAGCTAGCTACCgttcgttagctagctaaatatttAAGCGAACTGTAGCTAGCTAAGATAACCCAATGCACAATAATAAAGCGCACTGTTTTAGACAAAAAACAATGTATATAGTGGTTGGGAAGTGCGGCTATCGCTAGCCAGCTGCATAGCAGGACAAccagttagctaacgttaacgtgctaacgttagctagcttctcAAAACATGTCAACAACATATAAAATGAGCAGCCATTCTCAGTCCGAGTGTTTTAAATATGGCCTTGATAACACTATCTAGCTAACTATCCACTGTCATTTCGTCTGATATCGATCAAAAGTAGGTCGAAGCCACCGATTAGGCTATTTCGTTGGCTTACTCGCGAGTTTCACTGCTAACCGAAGTAACATTAGCCACCCGTCCCCATCCACAAACATACCCTGCATACGGGGCCGGGATATTCCGTTCTTGCATTTGCTTCTTCGTTTATCCTAAATGTTTCTTTGATCATTTAAAATAACATAGGGAAATCATTTGAATATCAAAATAAACGTTGGATAACAAATCACGGCTTTGTATCAGCGCTTCCAAAGATCATGGATATTCTGACAAGATGCACgtctctccgccctaacaatggaaCTCGTTGTCCACAAAACGGTACCGCGGGATGTGTCGCTCCCGCCTATCCTTTCTTCGGATTGGTGGATTATCTCATTATTGTAATCTTATTATTTAAATATTCGACGAGGGTTGCTGACGTCAATGGCCTCTATTCAATAGAGAATGCTACAAGCATCCTTTCATAAATATGCATTATAGATAACTCCGAATATAGTTGGGTTTTTTTCTCAAATCGCCGGAATGTCACGTGTCCTTATATCAGTATACTCGTAACAATTTAAGCATTACAAAACttatattcgatcaaataaacctcacgtagcaaataaccattcatgtttttgttgaccaaattcgactcTTATCGACCTACATACAAAAACGCCTTGTTTTGTGGGTGAAAAATGGAAAAAGGGAGGGAAACACTTTCCGTCGAGTTGGCCCTCTCTGACGATTTTCAGTTCAATTTCTTCCAACATGGCGTTTTGCGCATGGGCAACAGTGGGTAGTAGCAGAGATTCAATCCCACCAAGAGAAAACTAGCCTGGTTTAAAGCTAGTAAAGCAGTTCGTTTCTGAATATTTTGAAGACtcaaattacatttatttatcaTTTTCATTGTGCATGTACCATTCTCGCTAGGTTGATTTCAATAATCTGGTAAAATTGAATACGTGCAATTCTGTTGTGTGAACCATAGAGAGTGATAGAGGCCTCTAGCGGCCAAAATACCATTTCGGCATGGACTGCGCCATTGAGAGTTTACACCGTTTTAATCTAGTGAACTAGGTGGGACTTCCAAATTTATTGGCTAAGCCCTCCAGATGACCatgttggagtcatgtccaaccTGGTCATCAGGAGGTATCTGCCAATCATGAAGAAGAAAATTGACAACTTAAAAATGGAGATTGCCTTGAACCCTATCACAGAGTAAAATAAGGAGAAAGAGTCAATACTTTTTTTATTCAGACAATTTACTAAATATTTCCCAGACACCAAGTCATTCATTCGATGCTTAATTCCCAACCTGCTCACTCTGGCTTTTGTTTACAGTATTTATCATAACTACCAAGTGTAAGGCCTCAGTGAAGCTTTATGAGGGGTATGGGTATCGTGAGAAAGTCCTCCGCCAGGGTCACCTCTATGCCTGTGCCCTGCAAAGCCTCCTCAGCTTGTCTCCTGAGCTCCACGACATCATCCTCATCACCCTCTTTGTGCTGGCTGGCCGGCTTATACCTCTGACTGAAATGGTAGAGCACCAGCATACGTGCACAACAGGCCTGTGCCACTGCAGCTGCCATACTAGGTGTGCTGTGCCCATGGTCCACTGCCTTCTCCCGATGCTCATCTGACAGGGTGGCCTCATGCACCAGGATGTCAGCTCTGTGACAGGCCCTCAGGGGTCCCTCCCCCAATAACGAGCTGCAATCCCCTAAAACACAAACTTTTCTCCCTGGAATGGCTTCCTCCAGCACCTCACTGGGCTTCACCACTTGTCCATTTTCCAATGTCACTGACTCACCAGCTTTCAGTCGCCCATAGAGTGGTCCAGGCTTCAAACCTGAGAGATAGACAAAAGGTTTTTCATTTATTTCAAAATTGAATGACCTTAAAATAGAAATTTGCACACTGCTATTGAGTGGGTTAGAgtggtggactagtaaccgaaaggttgcaagttcaaacccccgagctgacaaggtcgttctgcccctgaacaggcaagttaacccactgttcctaggccgtcattgaaaataagaatttgttcttaactgacttgcctagtaaaatattgCCAATATCACTTTAGTTCATTAAGCTTACATGTTTTATCTGCCTCTCAGCCTTCACACACTGGCAAGAGCAGTGTGCAAGTTTTTCATTTTCTTTTTAGATGGCATCGAGTTATTCTCACGCACCTGCAAAAACCAAAGTTAGAAATGTAAGTTATTTTAAAATGGAGTACTCTCAATTCAGTATGTCAAAAGATAGCTTTTGTTTAATGACATAACAATGGCTTGCCTATATAAAACAAATGGAATAATCAAGACAAATCCCAGAGATAAACATATAGATTATTATGCCAGGTATATATTGTGATTACCAAGATCCttcagtagttctgtgttcaAACGCCCTGGCCAATCGTGTTCTTGAACAGAGAACCCGAAGGAGGGTACCCGATGGAACAAACGGAACGCCTTCACAACAAAACGCTTCTCCTCCAGTATAACATAGCAGTCACTGTTGACATCCAGGGGGATTGTTCGGCCGGCGCGTTCTTGGGGATGGAGACGCCCAGAATCTGCTGTGACGTCAGGGCTTAGATTACCCTCTGTAGGACACTGGTCAGTGGTGGGCTCTAGCTCATGTACTGAATAGGGGAAAAGAAGCTGGGAGCTGGTGAGCTCTAATGCCACCCTCAGGAACTGCCTGAGACCCTGGGGACCATAGATATCCACACATGTTGGAGGCTGGGTGGGACAGGGGTTGAGGTTTAGGCTCACAGTGCACAGTAGCCCTGGTAGACCAAAGAGGTGATCACCATGCAGGTGAGAGATGAACACTTTGGTGATTCGGCCTGTAAGAAAAACGTAAATAAATATGAGTTGATCAATCTGAACACATCCTCATTTAATTAAGGCAGTGTTGTTGTTGAGACCACTGTCAAAACATACATGCATTTCTATCTTTGTCATCGTCAACGGTTACAGGCTGTAAAGTTTGTAACCTTTCATCAATGACGTGATAGCAAAGAGGGTGGGAAAGTAGCAAATCATGTTTTTGTTAATAGTGAAAAATAAATTGGCGATCTAGTGTTTTTTAAATAATTCTGTAAATAGTTATACATGGAATAAACCGTGAATTATATGGCCAGAACAACACGTTTGACATTGctaaagctaactagctagcaacgACTAAAGAAAAGTGAACTACTCACTAGCCTTCAATTGACTCTTCATCAGTTGAGTTTGCGTCCCTTCTCCGCAGTCAAACAGCCAACACTCCCCTTCTGTTCTGAGTACGAGGGCAGAAGCGCCACGATGGGGGGAAGGATATGCCGACCCTGTCCCCAGAAAAGTTAGGTCCATggtcatgttgaaaaacaaactatTTAAATGTCATTAAACGAACATTAAAACAGCAGTAGCATTACCACATAGTGTCCATTATATTGTCCAGATATGGTACATTGAAAATGACTTGAAAAATGGAAGGCAGTcgggaggaggcaagatcaggtgggaccactCTAGCCAATGAGAGAGCAGATACGCGTGTGAACAATAGGCACAACGGTTCCCAAAGTCTGAAtggcattatatatatataatgataatatataataatatatatatatatatatatatatgatgaaaaCCAACcaaaaaaaagcacatttttagAAGATACACTGTAGAAATAGGTGGGGCGtaagactttgtggctgtggtaactagtaacGACCAGGCTCCGACATTAAATgctttttctcaaagttgccgggatgtcacgtgtccgACTTATTTCAGTACAGTCGTAACAACCTAATCATTACGACACTTCTATTCCATAAACTACGCCACATGTAGTAAATAAGCCATTCCATGTTTTGTTAACCAAATTCGACACACCGCTACCTGCTGGAAAAGACAGATTTTGGgtcgttatctctctctcgcttcgcctcttcctctccgcTTGTGCTTGCCAGAGAGGAAGTCGTCATCTTTGTGCGTGCTCGAAACAAAACCAGGCGCAAAACACTAGCGACGCTGACGCACCTTGCATTGGCTGAAGAGAGGAAagcagttgttgttgtactaAAGAAAATCGTAATTCGTTAGGAAGAGGATCATGTCTATTTGTTTGCTGATCAGCAAAAATGGAAGGCATAAACCGATTAATCTACCTCACCTACAGACAGTTGTCTTGGGTCGGAGTCCAGAAACAACGATAAAAGACAAAAAATGTTCCAGGGAGCAAGTTGAGCTCAAGGCTGACTGCAACAAAGGGTATATCAGTGTAAAACAACTGGGTGTCAACCCCACTAGTGTGGACTCTGAGGTGGTGGGTAAAGGCAACCAAGTGGAGATGAGATCTGGCCAGCAGCTGCACATGGTCAATGAGCTGTACCCTTATACTGTGTGCTTCAAAGAGGATCCATCCAACTCTCAGTCCAGTGTGGGCACCAAGAGGCCCTGTGGGCCTGCCTCAGAGGAGCGGGAGTTTCACAGAGAGCCCCCCGGGCATAAAGTACCAAGGAAAACAGAGGACTCCACTCAGTGCAAGCATGGAGGGTCCACCTCCACTAACACACGGCCTGAATCTCAAACAACAGAGAAAACAGAAACTTTAGGATATTGGAGCCAAGGATTGAAAGCCTCAATGCAAGACCCCAAAATGCAGGTCTACAAGGATGACAGAGTAGTTGTTATCATGGACAAGTACCCCAAGGCTCACTACCACTGGCTGGTCCTGCCCTGGGAGTCCATCCCCAGTCTGAAGACACTGCACAGGGGGCACTGTGATCTGTTGAGGCACATGAATCAGGTAGCAGACAGGATTGTACAACAGCAGTGCCCCGATGCTGGCCTGTTACACTTCCGCCAGGGCTACCATGCCATCCCCAGTATGAGCCATGTCCATCTACACGTGATCAGCCAGGACTTTGACTCCCCTTGGTTAAAGAACAAGAAACACTGGAATTCATTCACAACCGACTATTTCATAGAATCTCAAGAAGTCATCCAGATGCTGGAAAAGGATGGGAAGGTCACGGTAAAACAAGGGACAAATGAGTTGTTGAAACTACCTCTCTGCTGTCACGTGTGTGGCATGGCGCTGTCCACCATACCACAACTTAAGGAGCATCTGAAATCTCACCCCTATGGTAGATTGTGAAaccatgcaacaacaaaaaataagttGGGGGTTATGATGCTCATGAGGCAAttgtagaagaaaaaaaaatgtctatGGAACCACACTGTCAATTGTATTGCTGCAAATGCTCATAATAGACATGTCTGTTCACAACCAATTGTAATTTACTTTAATACAGCTCAAAAACCTGTTTAAATAGTGTGCAGcaagtatgtttttttttgtacaaaTAAGTCTCGAGTGCGTCTGAATATAAAGCTTGGGGAACATTTGTTTATAGTTTTGTTATAGTTGCAAAAGTTTGTGACAAAAAATAAAATCTTAACTTGGCCTCAAAGTGGCACAGAAAatggaaaatgtgttttttatataCTGTTTTTAATCATATGTGAAAATCCTATTAGAAAAATTCTAATGTTTTGGGATCCAATGATTCTATTTGGGATCCAATATTGGTGTTGATGATCAGAGGGTCATAATGTAGACTTGCTTGGAATTAAATCCATTTTGGAGATGTTGTTCAATAGATACACAGAATAATAACTAATTCAAAAAGGACAAAGGGAGGGCGCAACAGCAAGTGTaaaactaattttaattctgCACATGTAACAGCACACATAGGGGTCTCCAGGGGCGCTTTTGCCGCTTTGTGCGTTCATTCGCTAAGGCCATTCTGCGTAACAAAAATAAACTCCAGAAACACATACATGTATGCACACATCAAAGACATTGGAAGAGGAAGGACCATCAGGGATTCAACCATTCACTTTTACCACGGCACTTAAAAGTGAATGAATGAAAAGAAAACAAGACAAGAATACAGCACAGCAATTCTCTGAATGGGAGACCAACGTTGCAGGTGTGGACAGGCTTGTGGGCCGACATAATCATTGAATGAGACCGACTGTCATTTAATGGTCCAATCTAAATTCAAGGGTGGAACATAGTACACTTGTGAATGACATCTCATCAAACTAGTTTGATCAACTACAACAAGAGAACTGTAAAACAGTACAATAGATATAATTAGCCCGTTGGATATGCATAAAAAATAATACGCcgattttaatatatttttttcttcaactATTGTGTTCCTATACAATTCATTGTTCTTTGGCTACGTCTGCGGTGAGAAGTGAGGTGTGTATAAAATGGGAGTCATGTCGCTCACCTATGcagatggataaaaaaaaaagccAGTCTACCATCCTTAACTAAACGGTCTCACAAATCTAGGACCTGTGTATCTTAACTTCAGCTGCCTTAAGCTGGTTTTCTATCCAGCTAATCTTTTTACTTATTTCCATTTTCTCAAAAAGTgaatgaacagttctgtatataAGATGTGGCTAAAACATAAaaccagtaaaaaaaaatatatttaaaaaaaatgtatgtttgtaAACCATATGCTGCCTATACAAAACTGACTGTGAAGAGCATTATAGTTAAtgtaatgtatttatgttttctgACAATGGAGCTTACCTTAACATTGGTCATGTCTATTTGGATATGGTGCTTATTGCAGCATTCTTCTCTCTATACTGAAAATTAGCCCCATCCCCTGATATGTGTATGGCCATGGAATATGGCTGGTTCCCCTCAATGCCTGGTCTTTACTCTGGGAGAAACTCATGGTGATATTATCTCGGGTATATTCATTGGTCTTTTGCTaaatgttttgcaatggaaacCATTTACTCTAGGTACCAAACAGAAGTAAACCAAGCAAACTGaacatttgtccaatagaaacacattttcattgcaaaatgttttcagTTTGGACTGAACcttttccattgcaaaacgttttgcaatagACAAAACTTTTTACAAAGGAatccgactaatgaatacaccccaggattCATGACACAAACATATTGATCTACTTCATAACTGTCACCGTCCATCTTCAAGTTAAATATCATCAGAGCTGGGAGACATTTCACACCCACATGCGAACATACTCTCTACAAAACATCCAggctctgtcaactgtctaaCAAGTGCATAATTACAGTCTtaagtcgctctgaataagaACGTTTACTTTCCttattgaccccaaccctgaatTTAGCAGACCAAATTCCAATTCAAAATGTCcctcattgaaaagcattccaagagaattggaatttcagtgcaCTTCCTGAATTGTCTGGAATTAAAacagaattgaccccaaccctagctaaatgactagaatgtcaataacacaatatacatACACTGTATATTATTTCTTATGGGGAtatggacaacaacaacaacaaaaaataaacaaaaaaagccTTTAAACTATTACTGAGTTTTACTTATATTTTTTGCATAACTGTTTCATGAACTAATTCAAGGCAAGGTCTTTAGAGCTTGGAGTGATATTATATGTTGGAATCCTTCTGTTTAACTAGCAGCATGTTGACTAACAATAACCCCACTTCTGGAGGATTTTCATGTGGAAACTGAACAAGGAAAATCAGGGCCTGTGTTAAACAtaactaggggggggggggggggttatttggttagaaaagaaaaaaaaactccaGGCCACTCATGAATGACAAAAACTGGATATA
The genomic region above belongs to Oncorhynchus mykiss isolate Arlee chromosome 6, USDA_OmykA_1.1, whole genome shotgun sequence and contains:
- the elac1 gene encoding zinc phosphodiesterase ELAC protein 1, whose protein sequence is MTMDLTFLGTGSAYPSPHRGASALVLRTEGECWLFDCGEGTQTQLMKSQLKASRITKVFISHLHGDHLFGLPGLLCTVSLNLNPCPTQPPTCVDIYGPQGLRQFLRVALELTSSQLLFPYSVHELEPTTDQCPTEGNLSPDVTADSGRLHPQERAGRTIPLDVNSDCYVILEEKRFVVKAFRLFHRVPSFGFSVQEHDWPGRLNTELLKDLGLKPGPLYGRLKAGESVTLENGQVVKPSEVLEEAIPGRKVCVLGDCSSLLGEGPLRACHRADILVHEATLSDEHREKAVDHGHSTPSMAAAVAQACCARMLVLYHFSQRYKPASQHKEGDEDDVVELRRQAEEALQGTGIEVTLAEDFLTIPIPLIKLH
- the aptx gene encoding aprataxin (The RefSeq protein has 1 substitution compared to this genomic sequence) is translated as MSICLLISKNGRHKPINLPHLQTVVLGRSPETTIKDKKCSREQVELKADCNKGYISVKQLGVNPTSVDSEVVGKGNQVEMRSGQQLHMVNELYPYTVCFKEDPSNSQSSVGTKRPCGPASEEREFHREPPGHKVPRKTEDSTQCKHGGSTSTNTRPEPQTTEKTETLGYWSQGLKASMQDPKMQVYKDDRVVVIMDKYPKAHYHWLVLPWESIPSLKTLHRGHCDLLRHMNQVADRIVQQQCPDAGLLHFRQGYHAIPSMSHVHLHVISQDFDSPWLKNKKHWNSFTTDYFIESQEVIQMLEKDGKVTVKQGTNELLKLPLCCHVCGMALSTIPQLKEHLKSHPYGRL